Proteins co-encoded in one Accipiter gentilis chromosome 33, bAccGen1.1, whole genome shotgun sequence genomic window:
- the DECR2 gene encoding peroxisomal 2,4-dienoyl-CoA reductase [(3E)-enoyl-CoA-producing] isoform X1, protein MAEAAAASRPPPDVDTDDCLREYRHLFSPDILAGQVAFITGGGSGIGFRIAEIFMRHGCRTVIASRNLQRVSEASKKLVAATGQQCLPLSIDVRQPQTIVAAVEEALKEFKRIDILVNGAAGNFLCPASALSFNAFKTVIDIDTIGTFNTSKVLFEKYFRDHGGVIVNITATLSYRGQALQVHAGTAKAAIDAMTRHLAVEWGPNNIRVNSLAPGPITGTEGYRRLGGRFAEEGSQFDVIPLQRAGNKTEIAHSTLYLASPLSSYVTGTTLVVDGGSWLTSANSFSALLDFWAAGANKNQ, encoded by the exons ATGGCGGAGGCCGCAGCGGCGTCCCGGCCGCCGCCGGACGTGGACACCGACGACTGCCTCCGCGAGTACCGCCACCTCTTCAGCCCCGACATCCTGGC GGGCCAGGTGGCATTCATCACCGGTGGCGGCTCGGGCATCGGCTTCCGCATCGCCGAGATCTTCATGAG GCACGGCTGCCGGACAGTCATTGCAAGCCGGAACCTGCAGCGAGTGTCAGAG gcctCAAAAAAGTTGGTGGCAGCCACAGGCCAGCAGTGCTTGCCTCTGTCCATAGACGTCAGGCAGCCCCAAACCATTGTGGCAGCGGTGGAGGAGGCACTGAAAGAGTTCAAGCGGATTGACATCCTTGTCAATG GTGCTGCGGGAAACTTTCTGTGCCCAGCCAGCGCCCTGTCCTTCAATGCCTTCAAGACAGTGATAGATATCGACACCATTGGCACCTTCAACACCTCCAAAGTCCTCTTTGAGAAATATTTCCGG gaCCATGGTGGAGTCATTGTTAACATCACGGCAACCCTGAGCTACCGAGGGCAGGCCCTCCAGGTGCATGCTGGTACTGCTAAGGCTGCCATAG ATGCCATGACCCGTCACCTTGCTGTGGAGTGGGGACCCAACAACATCCGAGTGAACAGCTTGGCGCCTGGCCCCATTACAGGCACCGAGGGCTACCGGCGGCTGG GTGGGAGATTTGCTGAGGAAGGAAGTCAGTTTGATGTGATCCCACTCCAGCGTGCAGGGAACAAGACGGAGATCGCCCACAGCACGCTGTACCTGGCAAGCCCCCTCTCCTCCTACGTGACGGGCACCACCCTGGTCGTGGATGGTGGGAGCTGGCTGACCTCTGCCAACAGCTTCTCTGCCTTGCTGG ATTTCTGGGCTGCAGgagcaaataaaaatcaatga
- the DECR2 gene encoding peroxisomal 2,4-dienoyl-CoA reductase [(3E)-enoyl-CoA-producing] isoform X2 gives MAEAAAASRPPPDVDTDDCLREYRHLFSPDILAGQVAFITGGGSGIGFRIAEIFMRHGCRTVIASRNLQRVSEASKKLVAATGQQCLPLSIDVRQPQTIVAAVEEALKEFKRIDILVNGAAGNFLCPASALSFNAFKTVIDIDTIGTFNTSKVLFEKYFRDHGGVIVNITATLSYRGQALQVHAGTAKAAIDAMTRHLAVEWGPNNIRVNSLAPGPITGTEGYRRLGGRFAEEGSQFDVIPLQRAGNKTEIAHSTLYLASPLSSYVTGTTLVVDGGSWLTSANSFSALLGIASSSAKL, from the exons ATGGCGGAGGCCGCAGCGGCGTCCCGGCCGCCGCCGGACGTGGACACCGACGACTGCCTCCGCGAGTACCGCCACCTCTTCAGCCCCGACATCCTGGC GGGCCAGGTGGCATTCATCACCGGTGGCGGCTCGGGCATCGGCTTCCGCATCGCCGAGATCTTCATGAG GCACGGCTGCCGGACAGTCATTGCAAGCCGGAACCTGCAGCGAGTGTCAGAG gcctCAAAAAAGTTGGTGGCAGCCACAGGCCAGCAGTGCTTGCCTCTGTCCATAGACGTCAGGCAGCCCCAAACCATTGTGGCAGCGGTGGAGGAGGCACTGAAAGAGTTCAAGCGGATTGACATCCTTGTCAATG GTGCTGCGGGAAACTTTCTGTGCCCAGCCAGCGCCCTGTCCTTCAATGCCTTCAAGACAGTGATAGATATCGACACCATTGGCACCTTCAACACCTCCAAAGTCCTCTTTGAGAAATATTTCCGG gaCCATGGTGGAGTCATTGTTAACATCACGGCAACCCTGAGCTACCGAGGGCAGGCCCTCCAGGTGCATGCTGGTACTGCTAAGGCTGCCATAG ATGCCATGACCCGTCACCTTGCTGTGGAGTGGGGACCCAACAACATCCGAGTGAACAGCTTGGCGCCTGGCCCCATTACAGGCACCGAGGGCTACCGGCGGCTGG GTGGGAGATTTGCTGAGGAAGGAAGTCAGTTTGATGTGATCCCACTCCAGCGTGCAGGGAACAAGACGGAGATCGCCCACAGCACGCTGTACCTGGCAAGCCCCCTCTCCTCCTACGTGACGGGCACCACCCTGGTCGTGGATGGTGGGAGCTGGCTGACCTCTGCCAACAGCTTCTCTGCCTTGCTGGGTATTGCTTCATCCTCTGCTAAACTCTAG
- the NME4 gene encoding nucleoside diphosphate kinase, mitochondrial, whose product MGSLGRCLARSLLRGQQGPSRPPGPRCYGSAPPELQEKTLVLVKPDAVQRRLVGNVIQRFERRGFKLVAMKLLQADQGLLDKHYQQLRQKPFYPALLAYMTSGPLVAMVWEGYNVVRSTRAMVGDTNSATAAAGTIRGDFSMHVSRNVVHASDSVETAQREIGFWFQQDELVAWESGDRDYTYGP is encoded by the exons ATGGGCTCCCTGGGGCGCTGCCTGGCCCGGAGcctgctgcgggggcagcagggcccGAGCCGCCCCCCCGGGCCCCGCTGCTACGGCTCCG CCCCCCCGGAGCTGCAGGAGAAGACGCTGGTGCTGGTGAAGCCGGACGCAGTGCAGCGGCGGCTGGTGGGGAACGTCATCCAGCGCTTCGAGCGGCGCGGCTTCAAGCTGGTGGCCATGAAGTTGCTCCAG GCCGACCAGGGTCTCCTGGACAAGCACTACCAGCAGCTGCGGCAGAAGCCCTTCTACCCGGCGCTCCTCGCCTACATGACCTCGGGGCCGTTGGTGGCCATG GTGTGGGAGGGCTACAACGTGGTGAGGTCCACGCGGGCCATGGTGGGGGACACCAACTccgcgacggcggcggcgggcaccATCCGGGGGGACTTCAGCATGCACGTCAGCAG GAACGTGGTCCACGCCAGCGATTCGGTGGAGACGGCCCAGCGGGAGATCGGCTTCTGGTTCCAGCAGGATGAGCTGGTGGCCTGGGAGAGCGGAGACCGGGACTATACCTATGGGCCCTAG